ATTAGTAAGCGTGTCCATTTGTCATTCTCATGGTTTCAAAGATTAGTATGCATCCCACAGCAAGAATAAATTGCCAGTTATTAGTGGTATGAAATACAGGTTGGAGTGCTGTATGAAATGCTATATATGAATGAGTCTACTTCATTTGAACAATAATAGTGAGAAGTGCTGTTATCATCCTCTTGTTATGTATGGGAAGATAAGGTGAATGAAGCTCAAAGAGCCTGGGGCTACTTATCTTAAgagcaaaatgtaaaaaaaaaaataatgagggGATGGCAGAGATGCTCTGTCCATGAAGTACTTGCCACACAATCATGAACCCGAGTTCTGATCTCAAGCATCAGTGTGAAAAAcaggagggctagagagatgtcttgGGGTTAAGAGTATGGTTTGCCATTCCAGAAGACTCaaggcttggttcccagcccACAGGTCAAgcacctcacaactgcctgcaactccagctttaGGAGAATTGTGTAACAGTTTTCTCCGAGATTAAAACATCCCATCCTACAGGAAGCTCCTTAAACAGAAaggtaaacaattcaaaatagcttcaggaaattCCTGAAACTGGCCAGATTTAATGGCCTCCTCCCTGTACGAGTAAGCAATAAAAGTTGAATTGAGGGAGTTGAGACTCCCTCTGAGACAAAAAGAAGCTGAGCTGCCAAGAAGACTtttgagaccagaccagctgcctggaaaaaACCAGAAGCCATCTGAACTGCCTGGAAGAGACAGGGCCACCTGAAGCACCTAGAAAGGACACTCCAATCTGCTgagctgtctgcaggctgtgcagtgtgctccaggctcCCAGATTTGTGGGTTGTCACCTATACTGGGTTGGGTTTTGTTGACACagttgtctttgagtcatttatATTTCCATAAGTATCCCCTCATCCATGTTCCTCTAAGCAACCCCCATAAAAGCCATTAGTTTACCAAATTGGACCCTGGTGGCATCAGTACTTTGGTCTATTGTGagttccctatctggggtgaatagacatttgtgttgtgtctccccaggaaacGTTTTGTCACACAACAGAGATCCAAATCCCTCTGTGGTCACCTGAACACCACTTCCATATTTCTGTGGCCAATAGacacaagcacaggaacacactgttgttgttgttgttgttgttgttgttgttgttattttaagcTAGACAATgtggtatacacctgtaatccctgtgaagggagcagagacaggaggatccctggagatCACTTGCCAATCGGCTGGAAGCTCCAAGCTCActgagagatactgtctcaaaaactaaggtgaaaaGCTATTGGGGAGATGCCCtatgatctctggcctccacccgAATGTGCACGCTTGTGCATAggtatcacacatatacatacacacagacacacaagaaatGGTAGTGttggaattaaatttaaaaataagcgtAACAACTATGGTGTTTGAGTAGGAacgacccccatagactcatgtgtttgaatgcctggcccatagggagtggaactattaggaggtgtcgccttgttggaggaagtgtgtcacagtgggggcaggttttgaggtcttacgtgctcaagctatgcccagtatgGCTCAGAGTCTCTTCCCTGCTAtctacagatcaagatgtagaactttcagctctttctccagctccttgtCTTTCTGCACACTGCTATGTTTCCTGCCATGTTGATGATGGAttaaatttctgaaactgtaaaccagctccaatgaaatgttttgctgtataagagttgccatggtcatggtgtctcttcacagcaataaaaccctaagacaacaacCATCTCTGTAGTTGGGGTCAAGcatgtgaaaatatttgttttccttttgtgatgCTAAGGatcaaatccagccccacaaaatcGAGACATGTGCTAGGCCACTGAGTCACATCTCCTCAGTCCTTACTGTGGAGCTCAGAGTTAGCCTAGATCTCATTCAATCCCCCTGCCCCAGTCTCTacaagtgttgggatcacagccACTACTGGCTGTACTGGTAAAACTTTCAATTGGTGACATTGAGTTCTGGCTAGATTCAAAACACCAAGCGTCACATGTGATGTGCTTGCAGGGTGAAGAGAGACTCCCATCTTGAgctaaggtttctttcttttgaaaaaatattttattagttataagaaaatttcatatattcattcaatatattttaattattttcagcCCCACTCTTCCTCCCAACTACTCCAAAAACCCACCCCCATTCCAATttcatgtatttaattttaattttattttattactgacAGAATCCAATTTATACTGCCCATATTCTCATGGGCATGGGGCCATCCACCGGCACTGGGTTGACTTACTAGAGGTCACAGacttaaagaaaacagattgTCTGTCTCCTCGCAGCCTCAGTTAGGGGTGGGGCTGTGAGCATCTTCTCTATAGCTTCTCATAAACAACAGCGTTCCCCTCCTTCTGGATCTCCTCTTTGATTTATGCCTCCTAGTCTTATGCATTGGAAAACCTTAGAATACTCAAGTTAGGGCTGTGTTGGCAAGACTAGCAAAAATAGTGTTAGTGAGAATAGGTAAGAAACAGGTCACATCTTTTTTACCGTCTGTTATAGGGTCTGTTTAAATCCAACATAACTCAAAGAGCAGGTCGATGCAGATGACAAAATTTTATTGTAATCAGGCCACTACTGATCAATCAATGCCGTGGAAGAGATGAACTACAGCCGTGAGGAGAAATTGCACAGCATATGTAAAGGATGAGACCAGAAGGCAGGGGGAAGCAGGGTAGGCTGTAGCACGGTCCAATCATATCTTGACATAAGGGGTTGGAGCAAGAGAGTTTTCATCAAGCAGGATAGGAGTAAGTTCCtgggcctgggaacatgaactcagTTTGACCCTGCCAGCAACATGGAGAAGTCGTCCTTGACAtgtctggactcagacaactCTTCACTTACAAGTTGTCCCTGAGATGTCTGGACTTAGACAGTCGTTTCCTTATAATAGAAGCTGTTCAGCTATTGGAAAGCCCTCAGTTCCCCTAGGGCCTAGGACCGTGAGTTTAGTTTCTCCTTAtgattaaatggagtctgaaaacaaaGTGGTCATACTTGGAAtgagtttcttttgcttgttcccaacacttctttttttgtttttgaaacacagAATTTAATACAAAGAATTATTAACTAAGTATAAAGTTAACTGAGTAGACGAGAGGTTATAAAAAGAACTCCAAGCTAACAATTACAGGAAGAATCTGccacccccagtgctggggagcaaTGAAGCTGAGGGATTAAAATTTAAAccacacagacaggagcctgaagaGCTGGCCTGCAGACAtctgaagggggaagggggagcatCTGAGCTTAGATGGGACCTCCAGGCTGGGTCTTAGACTCAGAGCTGGTGCCACCTACTGAAGTGAAGCAGCTCTGGTGGGTGACATCGAGTGTTGCAAGAGACCTCTAAGATACTGTAGGGGACAAAGGAACCAGTCCCTCCTTTCACCTCTTGCTCTGGAGTCTAACCCTACACTGCTTATTGGCAAAGGTCAACACAGCCTAAAAGAAGTCGAACTACCTGTGGAGGTGTGGTTGGTAGTGTCCAGATAGCAATCCCAGGGAAGGGTTGTGGTTGGCTTTGTTGAGTCACATGCCCATGAATTAAGCCAATCATGAATCACAATGTTAGAGCCAACATGAATTATATGTTTGACATGCTCGTCTCTGTGATCTGTGGTGCAACAGGACCTTTCATTATCAGATAAAGGGGGACAAGAGGGCCTAACAGGAGCACAGAGAATAGTCAGGAAGTCTCTATAGATGTTCTGATTTTTCACCAAGGTAACAGTAGGTAACCAACCATCTTTGCACATTATAATCTTTCTTTAACAATTGCCTTGTGAAAAATTACTACAGCTAGAATTATCACCCTCGGTTAAAGCTATATAAACCCttataaaacatataatttatcacacacacacacacacacacacacacacacaccctctggcAAATGACAGAGACAGTTAAGAAGTGAGAGATTCAAGGACACATAGCAGACACAATTTCTACTAGCGGTAGGAGAATTTAATGAACATCCTCTGGCTGGTTAAGGAAGGGAGCTTCGCCTGTTCTTTTCCTCTTGGAGCAGCTGGGGCAGTTGCCTTGGCACAGGCTGGCAGGCCCTGCCCTCTGATCCCAGCCTCACTCGGAAAGGTGATGTGCTTCTGCTGGGCCTTGTGTCCACCCAGTGGGTGCTTTCAGCTCGAAGCTCCTCCAGGAGGCTGTGCAGATGCCTCAGTGTGAACAGCAGTTGCTGGTCTTGGATCTGCATCTCAGCCTAGGAGAGAGGAGGCATGAGTGTGTGACAGCACTGTCTGTGCCCATCAGTCTCCTTCCTGTCTCAGCGGAAACAAGCCCCTACCTCCTCACCCAAGCCACAGATGCCTTATTCCTCAGTTTTGAATCTAGGAGACCGAGAGTAAATTACTCACCTTTATGGGATGAATGAAAGATATGCTCTGAAGATGACAGAGATACCACCACCATGTCCTTTAAATTTTATGGTAAGAAGCAAATATTAGTCAGGATATTAGATTCCCAGgaggaacagaacttatagaatggaTCTATATAGAGAAAGGGGATTTAAttgaatggcttacaggctgtggtccagctagccCAGTCACGGCTGTCTACCAAAGGAAGTTCCAAGAATCCAGTTGTTGTTCAATTCACAAGGCTGGACATCTCAGCCTGTCTTCAGACTATGCCAAACTCCTGAAGAAGCTCTAATACCAGTGAAGAAGTGGACTTGCCAGTGAGGGtgaaaacaagcaggcaaagagagcgAGCTTCCTTTATATAAGCTACCGGAGGTGTAGCCTATATTAAAGGtgcatcttcccacctcaaaagatctggattaaaagtgggCCTTCtgatttgaaataatttaattaagaaaaaacatcCCTCCCAGGTGTACCCAGCCACCTGGGTTTTAGTTAACTCCAGACGGAGTCAAGTGACAACCAAGAATGGCCACCGCAGTCAGACTGGGATTAGCATGCTAGTGACTTCTGTCATTAGCAACGAAGTGAAGCCATCCCAGCGGCTAGAGCACTTGTGAAACATCCTGGGAACATCTGGGTCCCCCAAACCTTTTCAAAGCATTAGTAATTTCAAAACAACTTGTCCTACAATGATTAAGGTAAgtgtccccccacacacactttttcttcttcttagtaTACAGTGGAGTTTTCCAGTGACATGCAGTAACTCAGTAGACTGaagacagaactagaaaagagAGCCCAGTTGTGTAAAGTGAACTGTAACAATGTAAAGCAGGCTCAATTCTTCTATTTGCTtcaaaaaacaattatttaaatatttcattaacatGCTGTGAGTTTATTTGTTCAAAGGCATGTTGACTTTTGACTGCTTCGCTCTCTATTTTAAAGcattaaactttattttgtgctgacattttattattattatttttttgcagCGTTCATTGAAAAGCCACAGAAGGGCAACTGTCTCTCCGTATTCAAGGAGGATGGCTATACCAAGATCTAAGGGCATCCAAGAGCCTTACAGAAAATGGCAACATTTTTGTTTAAGGCCTGTGTGAGCCTCCTGTGTATCATTGCTAGATAACCTGTTTCTTTGTtaggtttctcttgctgtgaagccatagctccagcttcagggatgcgatgccctcttctggcctccattggcCCCTGTACTCATGTGTATGCCAAGCACAACCGTAGGGCTGACAGGATGGCACTGCACGTAGAGGCACTTGCCGCCAAGTTtgatgtggtggtctgaatgtcCTCTATAAGTTCAGAGGTTTGGATGTTTGCTTGCAAAttggtggtactgtttgggttggtttaggagttgtggcctttgCTGAAGGAAGTATGCCACTGGGGGATGAGATTCGAGGGTTTGAAAGCCACGTGTCATTCCCAGTTCGTTCTCTGCTCCCTGCTTGTAGTGGTTCAGGAAGTGAGCCTCAGCCTCTTGCTCCAACTGCCATGTCTACTGCTTGTTGCCATGCTTCCAAACTATGACACTCTCTAGAACTGTAAGTCAAATACACCCTTCCTACTGTAAGTTGTTTCGGTCATGGTCAGCGTTACTactgctgcgatgaaacaccatgactaaagaaGCCCAGAAGGAAAAGCCTTATTTGGTATTTGCTCCCACATCATAGTTCATCATTAAGAGAAGTGAGGGCAGTAACCTAGAAGCAAGAACTGATGTAGAGGCCACGGAGGAATGCTGCCTTCTAGCTTGCTCCCTCTAGCTTGCTCAGtctaggtgtttgtttgtttgtttttatgtaagcCAGGAAAAACAGCCCAGGGTTGATCCCATCCACAATGGACTtgggcctcccacatcaattactaatctcttacaggcttgcctgcagccagctctgatggaggcactttctcaattgacTTTCCCTTCTcacagatgactctagcttgtgtcaagttgacagaaaactagccagcgCAACTGCCCTCTTGTCAACTTGCCACAGTCTTGAGCCACAACCTCTCCTTTCTTGTCCATCCCTAAGATCACATGTTGATACTAACATcacaataaaaaacattttacagaCTTAAACAGtctcacagtttttaaaaatttaaacacttaAACATTCAGTccctttaaaaatccaaagtctcttaaatccaaaatctcttctaaaagttcaaagtctctcaaCTATGggctctatttttttaaaaagttaaatactttcttccaGAGGGAAGAATGACAGCACAATCAGATCAGAACAATCAGAATAACAAGATCCAGTATCAAACTCTAACAACAGTGTGAATAACTTCAAGATCCAGGATGATGGCAGTGGGTGACTCTGGGATATTAGCATGCTGTAGTGTAGAGATTAatctgagagctgtaacacttggagctgtaacacttggagctgtaacactccCGCCCCCTGGcaacaaagaaggtgtcctgcagaGAGGTGGGCTTGTATCTGGGCTCAGTTCTGGATCTCCAGGCCGAGAGCCTAGTTCAGCCTGCAGCACACACGGCTTGTCTTCCCGGATCTAGCTGGCTccgttcttggtggtcatcccatgggaCAGGCATCTCCAAAATGCCGGCGTCTTTTGCTGCAACTGGACTGCTCTtacaccaatagcctctcctgggcACTCTGCACactgccaagcctcaacttctcagCATGACCCTTTCAATCCTGCATCGTCAACTGCTGTTGaagctgtaccttcaccaatgacaCTTCCTGGCCACTCAGCAGTGCAAAGCCTCAGCTGTTCATGGCTTCAAGGCCAGTGCCACCTGGGTGTCTCTTACACTACCCAAGTTCAGCTGTCCCTGgagcacagcttctgtgtgctctgCCTGAGGAAACACACCCCAGTTCACTTCGCCTCAGCGATGCCGTTCTCTTCCTAATCACCTCTAATTTCTCAGCTCCGGCTGACCAGCATCGATTGTCTCAGTAAAGCAAAGGTTTATTTGGGTCACACATCCTGAGTCACACTCCAgggagggaagtcaaggcaggagctcaaacTAGGCAGGGTCCTGGAGGCAGgattgatgcagaggccatggaggagtgctgctcatgGGCTTGCTCATCATGACTTTTCCAGCCTGCTTCTTtatttatagaacccaggagcactAGCCCAGGTTCAGAGATGCAGATGTTCAAGGGAtgaggcaggaactcaggcacaACAGAATCCTAGGAACGACCTCTAGCACCACTATAGTGTGAGGCACGAGACTTTCAAGCTTTGCCTCTCTTTACAAGTgacaattattaaaattattcttccACTAAAAATAGTGTTTAAGAGGGCTGGGATGTGACTCAATGGAGTAACATTTCACATGCAAGGTCCTGGGGTTTCCAGTTGGTAAAGGCTTGCCCATGGGTCACTAATtctcctgaatatctatgccatGTTACCTGGGAAGCCAGGCACCATCATGCCTTTCACTGTGTTGTTTTCTCCAGGTCCCAAAATAAAAAAGGCATCCCAAAATATGTGCACAGCaaccaagaggaggaggagttgacCTGGggttcagaaaagaaaagtgatttttatttttgtgtgtcccAAACTGAACAACTTTACAGAAGAGCCCAAGTCTGTGTGCTGGAAAAGCCAGCTGTGCTGCTGGGAGGCCGTGGCTGCAGCTTCAGCAGCAGCTGCGACCCCAGCCCCAGGAGGAACCCTGTCAGGGTTGCCTCCCAGCTGGCCTGTTGCCTAGCAAACCACCAAGGTCTACTGGGATGatcctgtctttccctctctcttcagaTGTTCCTACACGGTCTCCTCCCTCTTGGCTACTGTGCACACATATTTTGGGGTGCCTCTTTTATTTTGGGACCTGGAGAAAATACCACAGTGAAAGGCATGGTGCCTGGCTTCCCAGGTAACGTGGCATAGATACACAGGAGAATTAGTGACCCGTGGATAAGCCTTTACCAGCTGGAAACAGGGGACAGGAACACACTGTACAGATAGATGTCCTCCTGCATGCTCCTCTGAGGCATAGTTGGTTTCAATACTTGAGAGGAAGTCCCGCAGGCCAGCTGGCTCTTTCTGGCCCCTCTGCAGTGGGTGCTGGTTTCAATACTCATGGCTGGGCCCAGCCCAGCATCGGTTTTGCCCTACCTGGCCTTCCTTTCCCTCACTCTCACTTTGGTTGGTTCCTCCGCTTCCAGCTAATGTGCTGGGTATcttctgtgtctcccaggagtCAGGTTTAATTGTAAGTGCCAAGAATTTGTAAGATAAATCATAGGCATCTCTCACGGAAGCCTGTAAACAACAACCTTTAGGTTGGCTTTATTGATACCCTTCATCTTGCGATTAAAGAAACCGATGCTCAGAGAGGTAAAGGCACTAACTAGAGGCCACACAGCAACAGAGCTGGGTGCAGTCCCATCACCCAGTACAATGCTAAAACCAGTCTGGCCAGCACCCAGTGTCTCCAATATAGGCCATGACCCACTTTTCCGGTACCTAAGAATTCCATTCCATTCCAGAATTCCATCTGGGTGGCTGATTGGGTAAGGTGTCTGCAGAGCCCAAACTTCAGCCTGAAGCCCCCTATCTCAGCCAGTGAAGCCctaggaagggtgtgtgtgtgtgtgtgtgtgtgtgtgtgtgtgtgtgtgtgtgtgtgtgtgtgtgtggtgtggtcagAAGcctcaaaatacatattttggaGACACGacaaggcaaaagaaaaagcTTACCAGCTCCTCCCTCAGCCACTCCAGGGTTTGCCCAAGATCTGCAGCTGGCTCTCCCGGCATTTCCATCTCAGTGTCCTTGATAGAGTCCTTAGCAATGACTTGGTTACAGACCCGGGGGACCTTTGGCTTGCATCGTCACCAGCTTCCTTTCGGCTGGCAGCTAAGTCCCTAAGGATGGAATTAATGAGAGCAGGACGTGGTTCACGTTGAAAGacgtaggtttttttttttttttttaaagcttcagtgctttgaagaaacaagaaggaagggaagaaaccaGGGCTGTGGCTATCTGCATGCATGTTCCGGAAGATCAGAGAATCTGATGACAACAGGCATGCAGGGTTGTGAGGCTGAGCGAGGCCAGTGACAGTGGAGAGGCACAGTTACCCCTCTTGGGGTTTCTTTACGCTTCCTGTATAGAGTGGACAGCCCACATATTCTCTGGGGCCGATACTCCTTCTGTGATCCCGTCTCCTACCACTCCCTTCCTCACCTGTGGAGTATCAGTGAAGGAGATGCTGACTCTCCATAACCCTTAGCTTCTGGATGCTCGGGTGAACAGCTCCCCACAGGGAAATCAAAGCAGAAATGTGCTCCTACACATTAAGAAAAATTTTATTGTCCTAAAAACTGGGGAATGTTActgctgtttcctctttccttttgctttttgtcaTCTCCGTCTGCCCGGAATGTGGATTTGATGCCTGGAGCTTCAGTGGCCATCTAGCAATAGTAAAATGACAGCCAAAAGGAGAGGTTGGAAATCACAGCGTCACCAAGCTAGCAACACCAGCTGTTCCTCAGCGAGACAGTAGGCGCCATTTGCACTGGACTCTGCAGCTTGCAAGCAGATCCGGTCCTGTCCGATCCCTCGTTTATCTCTCACAGCACACTGTGAGAGGATATTCCTTCATTATCCCTtccaataaacatttattgattgTCTACTGTGTACCAAGTTCTGCCCCAGGCACAGCAGAAGCGCCAAACCAGAGAGAGAACGCCCTTGTTTTGCCGGAGTTGATATTctaccaaacagaaacaaataaaacccaaactcgTGTTAGAGTGGGAATAAACATGATGTATTCTCATGTAGGGTTTTCAAAAATGCACTCTGGCCACATGAATGAGAAATTCCAAGCCAGGAGCCAACACAGCCATTCTAGATACAGAACCTAGGTACAGATCAAAGGGAAGTGGCAAAGTGAATTCCTGCCATGTTCTCAGCTCAGGCCCCTACAGCCACCCTCATATATACGCTCCTCTCGCTCCTCCCAGGACCCACAATGACAACACACACAAGGAAActgctcagtgtgagaggaaATTTCTAAAGTGGGTTGGTAGAAGAATCATGTTTCCTTCACTCTGGGGTTTACATCCCAAGATGCATTTGGATGGCAGCACACAGACAAAATTTGTGTGCAAATTCTATTCAGGCTTGGCTGTCACGTGTTTGAACCAAagtgctctgaaaaaaaaatagctgctGGCCACATATGCGAGGCTTTTAAACATGGGGACCAGAAATGACTCTTTACAGACTTTGTGCCACATATCCTGAAATGGATGACTTTCTGGAACATGGATGCTTTAGTTTACCGTTGCCACCTCAGAGCAGACAGGAGATCTTGGACTCATGGTGGCTGATGTTCATAGAGCTGTTTGTGGGTGGTGACCATGTGAGCCCATTAGGTCTGATCTCATTTTAACTTAGGCACGTCACAAGAGCACTGGTAACAAACATCTCTAAAACACCATACTTTCACTTATCACTTttctgggattttttgtttgtttttgttttgttttggtgggtttttgtctgtttttgttgctataaCCCAAACCGGAGATAATGGActtaaaatggtttattttagctcagttGTGAAAGTTTGGGTTTGTGGTCAGTTGAGCCTGTTACCTGGAGCTGGCGAGGCAGCACACCATGGCAGGGTGTGTGTCGGGGGGTGAATGGGCTGTTCATCTTGTGATAGCCACGTAGGGGAAGGCATACAAAAGAGCACCAGGGTCCTAATGCTGCCTTCACATGACTGGAAAGCTTTCTTCTGGGCTTCAAATGCTCAAGGTTCCCTTGCCTCCTCACAGGTCTTTACCTGTCGATCTTTCGAGGACACATATCCACAGCACAGCAATTGCCTGCTTCCCTACAGAAGTTAGCGGGTTGGTGCGATGACGATTTGCTGCCAGCCACACACCTGAAGGTCTGAGGCTGCTCCACAGGTCTCCTGCCATCCTCCTGGCTTTCTGGACATGTTCTCTTGGCAGTGCAAACGGTAAGATTTTAAGAACGATCTGGGGATTCGGCTCAGCggatagaatgcttgcttagcagaaacaaagtcctgggttcgatcTCCCAGCATTGCAAATAACTAGACACCTAGACACGGTAGCACACGTCTGGAAATCCAGCaggtgggaggtagagacaggaagaacagaaatttaaggtcattcttggctacttagtgagtttgaggccagtttaggCTACTTGAAATTGtgtctgaaaatgaaaaaaaaaccaaacaaaccaacaacaacaacaacaacaacaaaaacaacctccccccccaaaaaacaagcaaagtaaAGGAACAGCAGGACCACAGGAAGTCCCTTTATGGCCCAGGTTCGAAGCTGGCGCATGGCCTCTCCTCACACACCTTTGGGCAAGGCAAGCTATACAACCAAGTCTGTGCTGAAAGCAAAAATGTACATCCATTTACAAAGAGATCTTGGCAATGCGCTGTGCTGTAGCGTAGACAGGAGTAGGGCCACCATCTTGGAAGGGCCCAAAAGGAGACCAAATGAAACCAAGCAGTGGGAGGACCTGGAGAGAGGGCACATggtgtggtggtggcagaggACACAGAAGGTGATCTCAGGATGAGAGACAGC
The DNA window shown above is from Rattus rattus isolate New Zealand chromosome 5, Rrattus_CSIRO_v1, whole genome shotgun sequence and carries:
- the C5H20orf202 gene encoding uncharacterized protein C20orf202 homolog, with product MEMPGEPAADLGQTLEWLREELAEMQIQDQQLLFTLRHLHSLLEELRAESTHWVDTRPSRSTSPFRVRLGSEGRACQPVPRQLPQLLQEEKNRRSSLP